In Thermodesulfobacteriota bacterium, the DNA window ACTGAGCTCTGTCGGCGGAGGGGTGAGGTTCTACCGGACCGTCTTCCTCGAAGAGATAGGCAAGGACTACATCCGGACGGCCCGCGCCAAGGGGCTCGGCGAAGGGAAGGTGCTCTTCAAGCACGGCCTCAAGAACGCGATGATACCCATACTCACCAACATAGTCGTGGCCATACCGTTCCTCTTCACCGGCTCGCTCCTAATGGAGAACTTCTTCGCCATACCGGGGCTCGGGAGCTTTACCATAGAGGCAATCCAGGCCCAGGACTTCTCGATCGTGAGGAGCATGGTCTACCTCGGCTCGGTCTTATATATAGTCGGCCTCATCTTGACCGACATAAGCTACACGCTCGTGGACCCGAGGATACGTTTGGAGTAACTAAAACTATGCCAGTAATATTAGCCACGGATCTGATGGTGTTCTTGCTTTTCGGCCTGGTGGTCTACGCCGTCGTGGCCGGAAGGAAGTCGGAGTATATCCGGAGCGTCTGGCGCGAGATACGGAAGAACCGTCTCGCCGTGATATCTCTCGTGATACTCGCCTTCTACGGGGCCGTGGCGCTCACGGACTCCATCCGCTGGCGCGACGCCGTGGTGGGTGAAGACGGCGAGGTGTCGATAACCGCCGGGGGCGACACCATCTATAACCCCCTGGTCCTGAGCCTTCTGGACAGGTTGCTCACCCCCCTAAGTACAAAGACGGAAAAAACCTTTTCCGCCCCGCTCGCCTCCCGCCAGTACGTTAAGGAGACGATCGAGCTCCCCGACGGTACGAAGAAGAGGAGCTACCCGGAGCTCAAGCACCCGAGAACGCATCTCCTGGGGACGGACAAGGTCGGCGGGGACGTGCTCCTCTCCGCCATAAAGGGGATAAGGACGGGTGTGGTCATCGGCACAGGGGCCACCCTTATAATGATACCGTTCGCTATATTCTTCGGCGTTATGGCCGGGTTCTTCGGCGGCATCGTGGACGACATCATCCAGTACATATACACGACACTCGCCTCCATCCCCGGCATACTGTTGATCGTCGCCTTCATGCTCATCTTCAGCGAGAAGGGATACCAGGGAGGGCTCGTGCAGGATAAGGACTTATACCTCGGTTTCTTCGTGCCGAGCGACAGGCTCTTCTGGCTCTGCGTCATACTCGGCGTCACCTCATGGACCGGCCTCTGCAGGCTAATAAGGGGGGAAACCCTGAAGCTAAGGGAACTCGAGTACGTGCAGGCCGCTCGCGCCTTCGGCGTGGCGAGGCTCAGGATCATATACCGCCACATAGTGCCGAACGTGATGCACCTCGTACTCATAACCTTCGTGCTCCTCTTCAGCGAGCTCGTGCTGGCCGAGGCGGTCCTTAGCTACATCGGCATAGGGGTGGGCTCGGAGATGGGGAGCTGGGGGAACATGATAAACGCGGCGAGGCTCGAGCTCTCGCGTGAGCCGGTCGTATGGTGGAGCCTCGTCGGGGCGTTCGTCTTCATGTTCGCGCTCGTGCTCCCGGCAAATATCTTCGGCGATGCGGTTCGTGACGCGCTCGATCCGAGACTAAGGACGGGCCGAGGCTCAGGACCGGAAAAAAGTAGGAAGAAGTAGAAAGATATGACGACACCGGTACTCGAACTAAGGAACTTAAAAACCCACTTCAACACGCCCGAAGGGGTCGGACGCGCGGTGGACGGTATCTCCCTCAGCATCGGCAAGGGAGAGACCTTCGCGCTCGTCGGCGAGTCGGGCTGCGGCAAGTCCGTCACCGCGCTCTCGGTCATCCAACTCGTGCCCTCCCCCGCCGGATACATAGCCGGAGGCGAGATACTCCTCGACGGAGAAGACGTCCTGAACCTTAGCGAGCCGGAGAAGAGGAAGATACGCGGGAATAAAGTGTCGATGATCTTCCAGGAGCCCATGACCTCCTTGAACCCGGTC includes these proteins:
- a CDS encoding ABC transporter permease; this encodes LSSVGGGVRFYRTVFLEEIGKDYIRTARAKGLGEGKVLFKHGLKNAMIPILTNIVVAIPFLFTGSLLMENFFAIPGLGSFTIEAIQAQDFSIVRSMVYLGSVLYIVGLILTDISYTLVDPRIRLE
- a CDS encoding ABC transporter permease encodes the protein MPVILATDLMVFLLFGLVVYAVVAGRKSEYIRSVWREIRKNRLAVISLVILAFYGAVALTDSIRWRDAVVGEDGEVSITAGGDTIYNPLVLSLLDRLLTPLSTKTEKTFSAPLASRQYVKETIELPDGTKKRSYPELKHPRTHLLGTDKVGGDVLLSAIKGIRTGVVIGTGATLIMIPFAIFFGVMAGFFGGIVDDIIQYIYTTLASIPGILLIVAFMLIFSEKGYQGGLVQDKDLYLGFFVPSDRLFWLCVILGVTSWTGLCRLIRGETLKLRELEYVQAARAFGVARLRIIYRHIVPNVMHLVLITFVLLFSELVLAEAVLSYIGIGVGSEMGSWGNMINAARLELSREPVVWWSLVGAFVFMFALVLPANIFGDAVRDALDPRLRTGRGSGPEKSRKK